The nucleotide sequence GTTCCATGCACCTTTTTCTGAACGAATTAGCTGTTGGCAGGGCCAATCAGTATTGTAGCCAAGATGGTCTGTCCTGAGCTGCACTGTTTGAGTGCCAGCAAGATCATTTATCTCCTTTAATGGGAGGCAAAGACTAAGTCTCTCTCACCAACTGTCCATGTGCTGCAACAGAGATGCAGAGGACTCTAAGAACTAGGAAAATCTTTGCCCTGTGTAAATCAAGCTGACACATTTGCTGCACTTGGAACTCGCTCCCTGCCAATTTCTTTGAAGGTTGTGCATGtgtaaaagaggaaaagagcagctgaaggagaaatGAGACTCAGTGAGCCATTGCTTGGAGAACAGGCACCTAGGTAATAAGGAAATGGGAGCTTGTGGGTAGAGCTAGCTTTGTTCAGTGGCTTGTGACACTGCATGAGTGCACTGGAAATAATGCAAAGACAGCATTCCTAGGATACCTCTGCAGCCAAAAAAAAGAGTATTGCCTAGGTCAGGGAACCAAATTTGCCTGTTAATTCACAAGTCCCAACTTGTGGGCCTGAAGCATTTCAATGGGAAAGCCAGCAAAGacaagttggggttttttgtcccAGCAAGGGACACTTCTGGTAAAGCCCCAAGACCGCCTTTGCATTGGAAATTAAGTGTAACAGGAGTATATGTGCTGgactgcacagcagggctgaagaAGGTAGGCTGCCTCCAGAAGCTACTTGAGCCATATCAATTGAAAGTGAGTGTGCATAAGATGGAAATTATGTACATTGAAAGGAAATTATAGATCCTGATGTTTCTGAAGGCCCAGGCctatagaaaaaaagaaaggaaactgcTGTTATTCTGCCCTAAAAAATGTGTATCTCTCCCACCCCAAAATAAGGGCTTTCTGAATTGGAAACACATTTACTAAGTGGACAAGAAGGGGTGGCTACACAACAGTGAGGGTTGAGAAAGCAAAGGACATGTCACAACAGAGAAAGGACATGGATATTCCAAGAGAAGAAGCTGAAATATACCTAAAATAACAGGAGAGATGATACCTAATGAGAAAGGCAAGTAAGGCAAggaatgtaatttattttcaagTGGCAAGTGACTTTTTTCTGGGGAAAAGATGGCTTTGGGGCTGGGAAAGAGGGAGCTGTGACTGGACCACCACTGTGTGAAATGCTTTCGATCAGAACAACCCACATTTTCTTTCTACCagtccagctcagcagcactgggggagcaTTCGTCACCCAAAGGACAGTCTGTCCTTGCAGCTATTTCTGGGCTTTCTGCCAGGGCAAAAGCTATTTGGAAGAATTTTTACCGtcatcctttcttctctctccaaagctgcagctggggagttATTTTTATTGAGCGTGCCGCAAAGGTGCATCTGGCTCTTCACACAGGCGTGCGAAGAAGTTGTCAGCAGTGGTGGTTTCCTCTTGCCATTTGCAAAGAGCCTCTCTAAAAgcagggggaagaggaaggtaGTTAAAAATACTGTGATAACAGCAGAAACAAGCTTGTGAGAAAGGGCCATATGCTGTCAGAGCAGGTCTGTGAGCGGTGAATCACCAGGGGTTATGTATGCAAATATTGGACTCCTGTTTACCATGGAGCACAGGATCAGCTGAGGGATCAGCAGCCTGAGGGTCATGCACACTGTGCCTGTGAAGTCCATCTTACTGCCCTTAATTCAGAGGAAAAATAACCAAGGCAGAAATCCCACCAGCCATGCCAACTGCAAATAGCTTTTATGTCGCAGGGATTGGAGGAATTCTGCTGTTTCCAAGTGTGTAGATGAAGTGGGCTCCTGCAGGGGTAGGTAAAGCCTGCATTTCATGCACCAAAACCTGGATACGATATCAGCCTTGTATGCAAGTCACAAGGATTTAATTGAAACACATTGGTCCTGAGAGGCTGTGAcaaaaagcagctcctgcagtctgCAAGATGTAAAATCAGTCACCAGGCAGGAGGCTATCAGATTCTTTCTCCCATGGGCTAGGGATTGTAACATGATGGTGTCCTCTGTGTTCCTTTGGCGggctggacaagctgctgggctgcagaaccAATTGATGTCATGCTGGTTGTGCTTTACACAagcctggggggaaaaaaaaactctaAATGAAAAGCACACAGGAAGAGTCGGCCCTAATCTCTAGCCTGTCTAAAATCTTAACTAAGTTGCTAAGAATGGAAACACGGCGTCATTTCAGCAAGCGTTGCATAAGGTTTGCCATATTGGCTGcctctgcaaagctgcaggCTCAGAGCCTCAGCAACAGTGACGACACCAAGCACTCTGCAGGGGCAGGTTTCTGGTTCTCCTGCAGAGTCCTATAAAATGCACACATGGATACAGggcagagagcaaagcagcatgGGTGTACCACACATTACTCCTCTCCTACTCCAGCTCTGATCTCCTTTCCCTGGAGTGAGTGTGATTCAGTAAGTGGAGCTGCACGCTCTCGGGAGGGCTGTAGAAaccagaatccagcacaggcactgctTCGTCTGCCTGCAGTGCAGTCAGGGGTAGCTCACCGACAGCTGTGCCATGAAGTGGGAGACAAACGTGCTGACAGTTTTCCAGACTTTGGGATATCTGAGTAAGGGCTGCAAAACACCACTCActgtggggaggggttggtaaacaaaaacaacaacaacaaggacACCCCACGGCCCAGCCTCTGACAGATTTAAGCTTCAGTTGCAGTGACTCTAATGGGAGTATAGATGGAAAGGAGGATAGTTTTGGAAAGGAGTGTTTTGCTCTGCACAGAGAAGTCACTTGCTGATACACACGTACCAGTTACCATGTTTTCTGTGGCTCAGCTGAGACCAAGCATATTGTCACCACAGGTGCAGATTTGACACATCAAGAGCCAGTCGTGCTTACTGGACTTTGCTGCCTCTAATTatccccatccccagcctggTAGGTCCAGCTGATCTAGAGGAAACCTATTAGGTTGCTCTGCCTCTCAGAACAGAATAGTTCCTTGTCTCTGCATACAGTCACCAGCAAGTTCTGAAGAACAAAGCAGCACCTAAAGCAGGACCTCGATGTGCCTGCCGGTTTGCAGTGTGTCCTATTAGGAGAGTGCACAGAAGTCAGAGTGTTTGCCCAGGATGACAGAGATGGGGCAGATACTCCCACAAAGGTGGGGAGGACAGTCTGAAACTACTCAAACAAAAGGGAACCTGCTGTCTCACGAACCCAAAGGCGAGAATCTTAGTTACCCACACCACTTGCAGAGCAGCATAGCCCTAACTCCTGGCAGGGAGACTTTTTGCTGTAATTTAAGTAGCATCCATGTCACTCAGGCACCAGCTTGTAAGCCTAGACCGGTCAATTCACCACTGAGGGCCTGGCCTGCTCAGTCCTCCCTGCCTACATGCAGCTGCCTGTTGCCAGCAGTTACCTATTTGATCTGCCTGCTGGAGAAGCCTTCAAAAAGCAGGTCCCAGAGCTACTCCACAAGCAGCAAAGGGTGGGTGGCAGAAGCCAGTAACACCACGAGGCTACAACTGGACAATTTTTCTAATACTATTCCCTAATGGagcttttccctccctgctccagcactggctgAAGCCCAGCACTGGCTAAGGCCAGTCCTGAAGCCATTGCACTGAGACCCAGGCTGGGATGTGGTATGAGCTGGGCAGCTTACTGGGTCATGTCAGTGCAAGTAAGAAGGAATCTTAACTCTTCAGGGAAGGATGTGCATGTCCACACACCAAAGCTGGCTCCAGAAGGCTGAGCAGGGATTAGGTGTTGCTAAATTTGTTTATCAgtgaggaaaaaaccaaacaaacaaaacaaagaaggggaaaaaaacccacaaacaccaacccaacacaCCACCCCATGAAAACTGGCACGCCCCAAATCCTGAGGCTTCCATTAGCAGAGTACAGCCATGCTGGCATTCAGAACCTAGGAACCTAGGATCCTAGGAGCTAGGaaccaaccacacaaaaaaaaattccttgcaTTGAGTGTCTAAACTCACACATTAAGAGAGGGGCACTAATTATCACCTACAGGCAAAACCCACCCTGCTACACAGGCTCATGTCTGTCAAGTTCTGTGCAGCATGTAATTGACACCACCACTGCAGGGCtgttttcccccctccacccccgccCCCGGTTGCATCTTCTTTGTTgccatgctccagcaccagagCGTTGACTCTACCGCGGCACCACTGAGCAATACAAACCTCAGGGGCCAGGCCGCAGCTGTCAACAGTCCCCACCCATATCCCTAGCACAACAGCACCTTCTCTGCACCAGCTGCGCGGCTGACTCGGGAGTCAAGCCCAGCTAGCTTTGTCGACCAACCAACCCATCCACTCCCACTCCCTTGCTAGAAGAAAGTCAAAGTTTGCGTTTAAACCTTGATTCTCCAGTCGCCTCCTGAAGCCTCCAGGTCTTTCACTTTCTACCAATGTCTGTGACCTTTAAGACCGTAAAGACTAAGCCCACCCATGTGGCCCAGCTCACGTCCTCAAAGCATGAAGGCAGGTGCACAACCCCACCAGCTTAGGCCAGGACAGACACCTCCAGCACACATTTTGGACATCTTTGGGTCAGAATAAACTCTGGCACTTCAATGCTATTACTTGCCCTGGTCTCCTAGCCAGGTGCCAATTTACTAAATCCATGCCCACAACCCATTTTTTCCATGTTGTGTACCCATAGCCGTTCACTTTCTTCAGGGATGAGTCCAACAAACCAGACCCTCCCACCAGTCCTCCACCGCTCTTCAGACTTGCTTTCTTCATATGGGGAACTATGCTTTCACTGAATACCTCAGTGAGACCAGGCTGAGGCACTCCTAGTGTTTATTACCCCCTTCCTCCCAGAGATGACCGTGTTTGTGTGTACACCTAGGTGGAGTGCAAGCTACACCTGTTTTACAGGGGCCCAGTGATCTCACAGCAAACTGCAGGGTTACTATAAAATAATTTATTAGACAGCAATACACAGCTTTAGCAGCAAGCTTATATACATGCACATAACTAAACACTGCTGACTACCCTACTCGGGGACTCTATCTCttttgcccttggccttgcggACCTCTTCAATCAGATCTTTTAAGTACTGAATTTCCTTACTAAGGGAGTCTGCTTTCTCCTTCAGGGCCTGATTCTTCTGCTCCAACTCTCTGCACTCCCCAGACAGTGCCTCCTGTTCTGCCCTCTTCTTCTGCCGGTAACGCGTGGCAGCTGTCTTGTTCTGCTCCATCTTTTTCAGCTTCttatctattttcttttctcctttcaacTTTGCTGACACCACCTTCTCTGCAGGATGATCATAAGGTTTGGACCGCACAGAGCCACAGCCGGCATCTGTAGGGAACTGGTTGTCATTGTGGGAGCCAACTGAATTGGTAGGACTGTGTTGGGGTGTTCCCAGATAGGAGTCTGGGCTCATGCATATTCCACTATCATCAGAatggttttcttcctccttctcggACTTGGTAATCACTACCACAAAGGTGGGGCcctcctgtttcctttctccttccagaACATCCACTTCACTACCTAGCTCTAAACTAAATGAATGGTCTGGAGTGCAAGTCAGAGAccctggggagagggggaaagaccAGAGGGAATTCAATGGGGCCATTGGATCTGCTGCAATTGGAGATTCGGGGAGATGGGTCATTAGGTCGGTTATTAGTGGAGGGTCTTTGTTGTGGAATTCCTGGATGGTAGGGTTAAACAGGAGATCACACGTGTCTTCCAACGTGGCCATCAGCTCGTCTGGTGAGACGGTGGCTTCCAGATTACCTAACAGGGCATCAAAATCAAATTCCTTCAGATCCATCTTCTCCACCATCCACTCCATGCCAGAGAAGGCATCCTCtgcacaaaacacaaaaaactaCTATTTCAGTAAACCAGCAACCAGTGCAACTCAAGCTTCTGAAAATGATCTGTAAACTCATCTCTTAACATCTCCCCTCTTACAGTGGTAATGAAGAGTATCATCAGAAaaaaatctccccagcagtcagCTGTTCTGACATTCCACCCCTCTTACTCCAAGACCGAAGAATTCAGGGCCATTTAAAACATATAGCCATGCTTGTTTCTTGTGACCTCTGCCAGGGAGTAGTATGGTAACTGCTGGCATGTTATTAAAGGACAACCAAGGTGTCACTTCACCATAGCCAGCAATTCTGGTTTGGGTAAGCAGAGTGGTTCCAAGCAGAAGTATGAAGTTACCATTATATTTATGTAAATATAGCAAACTTAGTTTTCAAACTGGTATGTTACTGCACATATGATGGTGCCACTATAATTGATGTACTCTATAGAACTAAATTAATTCCTTACCCTGGCTGCTATCTATGGTGTTGCCTAAACTGTCCACAGCAAGCCAATTGGAGGAGACTGCCTTAGCCTTGTCGCTGGAGAACCCATGCGAACCGAGGGGCTCGGCCACCTCCAGGTAGTCATCTAGGAGTCCCAGACTCTCCTCAGCCACCGAACACGGCTGGCTGAAGGGGGATAAGGAATCCCCCAACAGCATCTCGTTGTTCAAGAGGCTCATCGTCGTTGGTTTTTAATGCTTTGATGTCAAAGGATGTAGGCAGGTAGAGGGTCTTTTTGTCGACTACAGCAATGCTGCTGTGCGGTGCCTTGAAAAACCTGCAAATAAAGCCGCAATTCATCAGTACTTGTCCGACCAGCACAGTAGCTTTCTAAAAGCAACGTCGTTTCAGCAAGCACAGTGTTACTCTTGAATTCGTAGGACCTCTCCATTTTCCAGACTGCTGCTCGCCTGCGACCATTGCTTTCATTCCTTGCTAAAGCCGGGTGCGGGCTCCAGGTGCTCATCTCCCATCGAGGGCTTCCTCATGCCCAAGTATGGGCGGCCCGGCTGCCGCCAGCCCCACCCCTCCCCGCCGCCGTGACTCACGCCCACGCCAGCAGCCGCGGCCATTTCGTGATCCTGccgcctccctctccccaccccgcCGGCGGACGCCATTTTGTGTCTTGCCACGTTTCCACCGGGGCTCCAGCACCGGGCGCCTCGGGCTGCCTCCCAGGCGTGGGAGCCGAGCCGCGATAAGCCGTCACGGTGCGGCGGTAAAAGACGAGGTGGAGAAAGGCAACAAGCCCCTCCGACCTCGTGCTGCCTTTAAAACAAGGCGTTCGATAAAGAACTGAACCTAGAGTCACACACACCACCTCTCCCTGGAGCTCCCCGAGTTACGAAACCCCCACCGGTATCAGGGCAAGCTTAACGCTAGGGTAGTGAAGGACTACGGTCCTGGCGGCAGCTCATGAACGAGCCCCCTGCTTCTGCTCCGGGCGATACACCGCATGGTGCTGAACGCTCTCCCAACCCAGGCGTCCTCAACGTCCCACTGCAGCCCGGCCTCAACCGCACTCCCCCGCCCGTTGCAAACCAACCCTCTCCAGAAGCGTACTGCTCCTACTGGCACCAAAATCCCAGCAAATCTTAAAAGACTTTTGAGAATCCAGGGGGTTTACACGATGAAAGCCAGAAACTTCTCATAGTTCCTTGACAAATGGCATTTCCTGCTACTGCGGGGACCTGCCGCCCCAGGGAGGCTTAACCCCGCGAGGATGCCCTTTTCCCGCCCCCCCCGCCCGggtttccacccccccccccccgttccccctcccccaatcTTATTAcctagtctttttttttccccaggaaataCTATCCATTGCCATCCAGATGATAAATTTGCCCCCAAAGCCCACTTTAAAGGGCAGAACCAAAACACAGGCGAGACAATGCCCGTCCTTCGCACACGATACTCACGCCATGGTTGCAGATGCCGGGGGTGTGCTGaggccgccgccgctgctgctgcgcCTGCTGCACTGGCCGATGCCGCCGCTGGCCCTGCCGCCCTCAAAGAGCCATGGCGGCTAggggagaggaggctgctcCGGTCCGCGCTGCGCGGGAAAGTGCTgcgcgcgcacacacacacatacactaaCACGAGTCTAGGGAAAGGACACACAATGAGGTGGCACCACCCCCGCGCCGCCTTTATATGCGAGCCGCCTCAAGCAAAACAAGATCCGGTTGTGATGTGTCCTTCCGCTAAGCGTCACCTGTCTCTCATCAGTGGCCCCTGGATTGTAGCCttctttctgtgcttctctccTACCATTCTGCTACAGAGTAAACACAGGAACCGTCGACAAAAAATACGGCTTCAGGAAGACGGGAGCCGCGGGGACTATATAGTCTACATCCGCGGCCGCCTCCCCGTCCGGCGAGGCCGCATCACGTGACCGGAGCAGCTGAGGacgctgccccctcccctcccgtgGGGAGTGCTGGCGCGCGCTGTTGGAAGGGTGTTCAAGACGAGGCGCGCGCACAGGAAGCATCACGCAGCTCGCCACGTGGGAGGGGGGCGCTCATTGGCTTGGGGCTTGCTGTTCACGTGCCCTGTGAGCTGCCATTGGCCAGGGCCCGGAGGGGACCGATGCTGAGgcgggggagggcaggggagggggcgaGGAGAAGAGCGGGGAGGGGAAATGGAGTTGGGGTACGGCAGGAGTCGGCTCCTGCCGCCCACCTGTACATCTCGAAGCAGTATGTGTGCCTTTCCCTTTGGTTTTCAGCGTCCCCTTTTGTTCTCCGCGCAAAGCCCTGCTGAGGTCAAGCACAGCccgcagctgctggtgggagcGAGGCGCTGGCTCGCCTGCCCTGGAGCGCTGAGGCGGCTGGCTGCAGTGGCCACCTGCTCCCGCAGATAATGTGTCGGCCCAGGGCAGCGGCACCTTCCCCCCTCTAACTGCCCTACA is from Dryobates pubescens isolate bDryPub1 chromosome 15, bDryPub1.pri, whole genome shotgun sequence and encodes:
- the ATF4 gene encoding cyclic AMP-dependent transcription factor ATF-4, producing MSLLNNEMLLGDSLSPFSQPCSVAEESLGLLDDYLEVAEPLGSHGFSSDKAKAVSSNWLAVDSLGNTIDSSQEDAFSGMEWMVEKMDLKEFDFDALLGNLEATVSPDELMATLEDTCDLLFNPTIQEFHNKDPPLITDLMTHLPESPIAADPMAPLNSLWSFPLSPGSLTCTPDHSFSLELGSEVDVLEGERKQEGPTFVVVITKSEKEEENHSDDSGICMSPDSYLGTPQHSPTNSVGSHNDNQFPTDAGCGSVRSKPYDHPAEKVVSAKLKGEKKIDKKLKKMEQNKTAATRYRQKKRAEQEALSGECRELEQKNQALKEKADSLSKEIQYLKDLIEEVRKAKGKRDRVPE